The Bacteroidota bacterium genomic sequence GGGCGCCTCGCAGCCCGTTTGGTCGCCCGACGGAAAAATGATTGCATTCGTCTCGACAGTCAATCCTGAATTTTCCGATAAACCATTTAAAGAAGCCGATGCGCTGAACAAAAAGAAAAATGAAGAAAAAGAAAAAAGCAAAGTAAAAGCGCGCCTTATTACCAAGCTATTGTATCGCCATTGGAATGCGTGGGTTGACGATAAACGCCAACACGTTTTTGTTGCCCCAATTGATGGCGGTGAACCGAAAAACTTAACTCCCGGCGACCGAGACGGTGTGCCAACCTCATCCACATTCGCAGCCGGTGATGAGTTGGCCTTTTCACCCGACGGAAAAGAAATTGCCTACACTGCAACTCCAACTGAGAACGAAGCTTGGAATACGAATCACGACATTTACACGGTTTCGATTGAAGGAACGAACCGCAAACAAATTACAACCAATCTTGCCGCCGATGGTTACCCGCGTTATTCGAAGGATGGAAAATACATAGGATATCGCGCTCAACGGATTCCCAGTTTCGAAGCCGATAAATGGGAACTGATGTTGTTCGACAGAAAAACAGGCAAACACGAAAGCTTAACAGAAAAATTCGATGCGTGGGTTTTAGATTTTGAATGGACTGACGACAGCAAGAAGATTTATTTCCCATCAGAAGAAAATGCAAATCAGAAAATTTTCTGCATCTCGCTCAAAGATAAAAAGATAACAAAAATTATTGAGGACGGAGTTAACAGCGATGTGAATATATCGGCAGATGGGAAGCTGATTTATTTTACCAAGCACACATTAGAGCGGCCGATTGAACTTTATTCAGCAACAAGCGATGGAAAAAATTCTAAAAAAATTACAACCACAAACGATGAGTTGTTTTCAAAAATATTATTCCACAAAGCAGAGAGTTTTACATACACCGGTGCTGGCGGGACAACAATACAATCGTGGTTAATCAAACCGCCAAGATTCGACTCGAATAAAAAATATCCTCTCATTTATCTTGTCCACGGTGGACCGCAAGGCGCTTGGGAAAATGGCTGGCATTATCGCTGGAATCCGCAAATTTGGGCTGCACAAGGATATGTCGTGATGTCGCCGAATCCGCGCGGCTCAACCGGTTTTGGTCAACAATTCTTGAATGAAATTTCAAACGACTGGGGCGGTAAAGTTTATGAAGATTTAATGAAAGGGGTTGAATATGCCGAAGAACTTCCTTACGTAGATGCTAACAAAATGGCATCGGCTGGCGCCTCGTACGGCGGTTATATGATGAACTGGTTCGCTACGCAAACCGGGAAATTTAAAACTCTTGTTACTCATGCAAGTATCTGGAATTTTTATTCGATGTACGGAACTACGGAAGAAGTTTGGTTCGACGAATGGGAACACGGCGGCACACCATGGGATGCACCTGAAGCTTACGATAAATTTTCGCCACATAAGCACGCAAAGAATTTGTTGAAGTATAAAACTCCGATGCTGATAGTTCACAACGAGCTTGATTATCGTGTGCCGGTAACTGAAGGAATGCAATTGTTCACAACTCTTCAACGGATGGGAATTGAATCGAAGTTCCTATACTTCCCTGACGAAGGACACGGAGTATTAAAACCGCAAAACAGCGAGTTGTGGCATAAGACGGTTTTTGAGTGGTTAGCAAAGTATTTGAAGCAGTAATATTTTTTTTCTCGCAAAGGCATGAAGATTGCATAGACCAAAAAACTATTGTCACTCTGAGCGACACCGACGAAAGTCGGTGGAGTCGAAGAGGAAAGATATAAGGCTACAAGAATGAAAACTGGCGGTGTTTACATCTTAGAATGTTCGGATAAATCTTACTATGTTGGAAGTACCTCAAATTTAGAACAGAGGATGGCACAACATAACTCTGCAATTTTCGGTGGATATACTACATCACGAAGACCAGTGAAGTTGATATGGTCTCAAGAATTTTGTGACATGCAGTATGCAATAGAAGCCGAGAGAAAAATCAAAAA encodes the following:
- a CDS encoding S9 family peptidase, with translation MKRSRFFSFMILILFLISSLSYSQDKRPMEIDDIFKIKRVTDPQLSPDGKWIAYVITEVDKAANKSNSDIYLMPSSGGEVRKLTSSPAADNNPRWSPDGKTIAFVSTRSGDSHIWLIEVTGGEARQFTTISTGASQPVWSPDGKMIAFVSTVNPEFSDKPFKEADALNKKKNEEKEKSKVKARLITKLLYRHWNAWVDDKRQHVFVAPIDGGEPKNLTPGDRDGVPTSSTFAAGDELAFSPDGKEIAYTATPTENEAWNTNHDIYTVSIEGTNRKQITTNLAADGYPRYSKDGKYIGYRAQRIPSFEADKWELMLFDRKTGKHESLTEKFDAWVLDFEWTDDSKKIYFPSEENANQKIFCISLKDKKITKIIEDGVNSDVNISADGKLIYFTKHTLERPIELYSATSDGKNSKKITTTNDELFSKILFHKAESFTYTGAGGTTIQSWLIKPPRFDSNKKYPLIYLVHGGPQGAWENGWHYRWNPQIWAAQGYVVMSPNPRGSTGFGQQFLNEISNDWGGKVYEDLMKGVEYAEELPYVDANKMASAGASYGGYMMNWFATQTGKFKTLVTHASIWNFYSMYGTTEEVWFDEWEHGGTPWDAPEAYDKFSPHKHAKNLLKYKTPMLIVHNELDYRVPVTEGMQLFTTLQRMGIESKFLYFPDEGHGVLKPQNSELWHKTVFEWLAKYLKQ
- a CDS encoding GIY-YIG nuclease family protein, encoding MKTGGVYILECSDKSYYVGSTSNLEQRMAQHNSAIFGGYTTSRRPVKLIWSQEFCDMQYAIEAERKIKNKKIGYLK